The DNA segment caaataaacaaaaaatgttgcctatgtcaaaccgaaagtatgttttccgactgcttacgaacccgtcgaacATCTTCGGATTTTTCCGctagaatcctccgaaacgaggctataatttataaaaagatgcaaaatatagtatatgcccaaacgataacgagatttttacaaacttagcacatggaattcaacaattttgtaactcacaaaaccttcatgaaaatcattcttataatacaggtaataaacagatatactacaagtttgcgggaggacaattcaggcccttccgaataaaagtgtttcagttaatctcttttcagtatagttttaagaatataaatgaataactgtcttgcactgccgaaacaaaatgtgactgaaatttacctaaatacactgatttatgtacatatggctacattaatttaataagattttagacattaaacacattgtcttggcctaatatatgtcactgtcaattttaaacataaattttgtacatttcatatttttcgtgcaagtcgtgtataattaccatcatggaaatacagttttttttgtcgcgcgtctttaaacggatattcgtttgaaacaattttaaaatttcgtgatcccgaagaatttcagaccgattacggaaaaacgataaacatgaaagtaggacaaaatgaccactcatgtcagtctaagaaaatacagaaacaatcatttgtttctctgttcttgtgttgatttcaagagaatattgcacggctatcataatgtttagtactatattacaaaatgtgtagtcttttttttaagatttatgtctattcatttgtctttattttgcacctttaagaaaaaaataacattttaagattaaaatcctataaaaaagtaaaaaatagaacgatatttttgcaaacatatTGTACTTGacttatctatacactgttcgtaatttaaagttattgatgcattacatgtgtgaataggtatacatgtataagtgaccggtcagttttataaCAGTGGTTCAGGTAGATATTTAAGTACATGCATATACCTGTATcgttctgttataagtgatggcagatatttgtctgctgtataacattaatactaagaaaatgcaatcatcttatcaaggccgtagggttggttcttgcttaggataagtaccagtggcacagataacatttgagccgcatcatgagaaaaccaacatagtgtaattgcgaccagcatggatccagaccagcctgcgcatctgcgcagactagtcaggatccataATATTCGCTAACGGTTGGTCTAagtccaataggctttgaaagcaaacaacttggatcctgaccagatccatgctggtcgcaaagccactatgttggttttctcatggcactgctcatttGGCTTTAACATGTAAtgaaaatgtatccgaaatgacagttctttgtggggcttgcctaaggaagcggtatcggaaaaagttaaatcgggataagcCTGACAACAACCAATCtaaagataatgttgtctaatcagggctgaagttgttagcaaaacacattcaaaatgtgtcatttgtagggctaaagtagaagcaggtcgctgcataaaaaacccacctgaaactcggctggaccttttagttcgttttcgcgtctagccgtatttatatatgccatctgcattgAAAgtgacttgacacatcactttcgtggaatcacactgaatgtgaaaccgtcactgatatgaactgccatgaagctactgttcttgacctatgcattacaggcatatcaatgccaagctttatttctggtggatagactatagtcaggatcagattaactgctgtgcacagtGCAAATATCGCCtcttttttgtggtgtttaggcctagtccgccgcaaagaacagtcttcaattcagttttcacagaaggaaaaACATGAAGTTATGAATGCGTGTAACATTTAGTATTTGTCTTAAAGAAATAAGTATCAAcacacagaagaagatgaaaaaataaagaaatgaaatatatataagaaatacaaaaaaataataaaagcaaaatgcaaaacaaattacatcctcatcgctagtggcgtgcgcgtcgcgaggggggcatgcagaagattaacTGGTATGTTGCAAGTATGTTAAATCACATATTTGcaaatctactgcaacaaacaacaaGGCTTAGCCAatgccaatgaaaatttaacccaacgaataataatgaattcatagtatttgcttctctcactactataaatgtaaaatatgcctatatgtaccctttcaaacatttcaaTAGTATCTGAGTTACAAACAAATggaaaaatatgtgactatcaatttattaaaaatgaatataaaagtattGATTACTTTACACCTtgtagttatatttttgtttaaaagtactgttctaccccttgcatcaacacaatagtcacagaaaatgtgtataattaatatctacgtatgctggccaaatatggttttgatgcacgggtgggaaaaatgttgtataaagcaaaacacgttttatatctatataacagggcacgtaattctatttagaacaaaatcacaaaattgaaaatttgactttaaagaaataatctcaaatatgtatatTGATGGCATAtctaattaaatacttatttcgtaatggtttatttttcactcttggagtaggcaaattgatatagaaagtgtccgaagtccttcaTTCATTTTTTCCGCATTTCctaaccattaagcatcagacaAGACATAGGTTAAtgatttttgtgtcaaaaaatgaatatacaaacacatttagtttgtcgtaaatatTATCGTAAATATTCACGTTAGCTTCCAGTTGGGCATgcacaaatacaaatattaaggtaacctaccccTTTAAGGAGTCGAATAAACTGTTTAAGGTACCTAAATAACTTAaagtaaaaaaaccccaaagataTATAACAGTAGTGAATAAAATAAGGTTGCGGGCATTATTTGGCCCCACCTGGCCCCTTGACCCCTTCTAAAAAATTCAACACcgaccaattcaaatttaaaaattccaaaaccAACCAGTCTTTAAGAGAAACAGAGTTtctatcttaaaatactaactcaatgtatttgtaccctgaaaatctaCCACACAATTAAAAACCCCCACAAGTTTAAATCCATTTAAAACACcgagaaacatttttcaatagTAATGCCCTTATTGGTAAAACACAACGAATAAGACAGTTTCTAAATCCCCATACAAATTTATCCAATCGAGAGAGTTTACCGCACGAAGTGACAATCGACATGCTAGATTATTCTTTTCAATATAGTGTTGTATTACACATCAGACATTTATCAACTTAGATAAAGGAATAGAATGCTATTTTGAATAGTTATGACAAaggatatgttttataaagttaaataattaaagaaaggacTTATAAGAATACTACAACAATATTATATCAGACGACACACTGGAACTTTCTTTGCGAGAACATTctttgttagtaaaaaaagctgCGCAGAAGCAAGCTGTTGTCATATAACACAACACAAACAacgattgaaatactgttgaaaaacgacgttaaacccaaaacaaacaaacgatagAACAGAAGGAAGGAAAATTCAAAACGattaaaatgtaagttttattttgctatCTTTAACtaactttagaaaaatatttgtgttcaatgcttgaatattttgaaattggagTAAACCATGGTTCGTACACATTCTTTGAGATAAAAATCCCTGACATTTCCCCtggcattttgtaaaattccctaacaattccctgacatttccctGACACGTATGAACCCTGCaaacaatctatttatttttttctattttcagggaTATTTACCAACATTTGCTTCCGTACATTGAGTATTTGGAAGGTGTTGTTGCATCGAAAGAAAAGGATATTATAACAGAGAAGGATTATAGAAACTTTCCTTTTAAGACTTTCGAATATATCGACAAACTTCtttctttaataaagaaaaacaatggtAAAACTATATCTGTTACCAAAATAGAAGAAATGAAACAACAtcatgaaattcttttaaaaagtgACGAATACTTggaactacaacaacaacaacaacagcaacaacaactacaacagcaacaacaacagcaacaacaaccacaacaacaactacaacaacaacaacaaccagaacagcaacaacaacagcaaaatatTGGAGGACTAGTTCCAGAATTCTCCAGACTTGCCTGGGACTTAAGTAAATATCGGCAACAAAATGATGAATCTAAACAGAGCAcaccgaaaaaaacaacaaaatcaccCGGAACAACagcaataaaatacaataaaataaaaacattccttCAACAATCATATTCGGAAGAAAGAAGACTAACCCAAGGATATACACCAAAAGAAGAACCAACCGAAGACGAATGTATTGGACAACTGAAAACACTTGACAGTTTAATAAACTCAGacaagaaaaacataattttgaactCATGCCACAAAGGACACGtcttaaaacaattgaaaatattatcaaaaaaagaaaaaaaaggatttaTAAATACACTAGAAAAACACGGTTTTAAGTATACACTGTCGCACTGCAACTTTTTGATTCGTTTTTACGAATTTGCAAACGACcataacaacattttaaaatgtgcttTATCCATTGATtatatttccaaaaaaattcACAACCATTAAAAAAGTATTCCAAGAATTAAAATGGTAAACCAATACAAACAAGCCCAACGAATACAGTACAGCGTTTGTATTGATTTACATGTATCCAAGTAGC comes from the Mercenaria mercenaria strain notata unplaced genomic scaffold, MADL_Memer_1 contig_4785, whole genome shotgun sequence genome and includes:
- the LOC123565910 gene encoding protein kinase 4-like, which gives rise to MDIYQHLLPYIEYLEGVVASKEKDIITEKDYRNFPFKTFEYIDKLLSLIKKNNGKTISVTKIEEMKQHHEILLKSDEYLELQQQQQQQQQLQQQQQQQQQPQQQLQQQQQPEQQQQQQNIGGLVPEFSRLAWDLSKYRQQNDESKQSTPKKTTKSPGTTAIKYNKIKTFLQQSYSEERRLTQGYTPKEEPTEDECIGQLKTLDSLINSDKKNIILNSCHKGHVLKQLKILSKKEKKGFINTLEKHGFKYTLSHCNFLIRFYEFANDHNNILKCALSIDYISKKIHNH